In Flavobacterium praedii, the DNA window TCATATGGAGAAATTGGTTTTTGATCTTTTCCGCTTATTCTGCGTCTTTGTCTAATACACCAAGTTGCCTGTTCTTTGTATTTGAAATTAGGGTCTCTTTTTTCCCAAACTACCCAAACATATGATTGTTTCTTAAGAAAACTATATTCAATTGATTTCGAGAGTTGAATTTCCCATTTTTGCATTGAATTCAATTCTTTTCCATTTCCCCAATAAAATCCTTCTTTTTCTAATAAATCAAGATGTTCGGACGGAATACGTTTTACTCCATTTTCATCTTCCGCTTGATAAAGATTTTTTTGTTTTCTATACCAAGGATATAATGAATGCTTTTTATTAACTATCGGATTTCCATTGTTTGATTTCTTATATAGTTTGAATTCTTCAAGCTTTTCAGGCCAACTCAATAAATACTCGGATGTAATTTTTAGATTTTCTTCTTTATGGTCTCTCTCGCCATTTGGTTTTGTGCGTTCAGCTTTCTTTTTAAGTCTTTCTTCTTCACGTTTTTTTTCTTCTTCTAAAAGTAAAAGCTCTTCTTTTATAAAATCTTTATCTGCTTGATTATGTTTATCTCGATAAATCAAATACCTTTTTTCGTAATCTGATATTATTTCTTGGGAATTTATTAATGTTGATTTGGATTCAAAATGTTTAAATAATTCTTTAAACTGAATATCAAAATTTGAGTCTGAATCAAAACAAAGTTTTACTGAGGTTTCGATATTTGTTTTTAAACCACCGCTTGTTAAGTTGGACGAACCTACCAAGGCTACAATACTTTCTTTGTTTTTTAAATAGTAAATTTTAGGATGATATGTAATGCCTTTTTCATTAGTTATAAAGACTTTAAATCCCAAGTTATAGAGTTTACTTAATGCTTTTGGCTCAGTTATGTAAAAATCTTTACCTACGTAAAAAGTTGTTCGATCTTTCAATGTTATTAGCTTGTCAAGCAAAAAATTAAGTCCTGAAATTTTTAAGAATGCAATACAGATAGTAACTTCATCAGATTTGTCAATTTCCAATAAAATCTCGGTTAAGTGATTTTCATCAATATTATTACTTATTAATTTCATTGTTGCATTAAGTTATTGAATTCTCCTAGCATCGGTTAAACTGACTCACAACGTCCCCGCGCTATAAGCAGTTTGGGACTAAATTAAGCCCTATTTTCGGATTTGCCAAATCTTCCAAATACAAAACCAACTTCAAATTAAGCCTAATACCCAAATTGCT includes these proteins:
- a CDS encoding restriction endonuclease PLD domain-containing protein; translation: MKLISNNIDENHLTEILLEIDKSDEVTICIAFLKISGLNFLLDKLITLKDRTTFYVGKDFYITEPKALSKLYNLGFKVFITNEKGITYHPKIYYLKNKESIVALVGSSNLTSGGLKTNIETSVKLCFDSDSNFDIQFKELFKHFESKSTLINSQEIISDYEKRYLIYRDKHNQADKDFIKEELLLLEEEKKREEERLKKKAERTKPNGERDHKEENLKITSEYLLSWPEKLEEFKLYKKSNNGNPIVNKKHSLYPWYRKQKNLYQAEDENGVKRIPSEHLDLLEKEGFYWGNGKELNSMQKWEIQLSKSIEYSFLKKQSYVWVVWEKRDPNFKYKEQATWCIRQRRRISGKDQKPISPYELRRLKEVNFLFESENEGGVVNQDGFIQHLIDLENLKNKCLKAGIRRWIPSQTDPDPIVAELGGWLADNLTFIRNHTKNGTKPELVKSRSKDLNDLGIDTIIGKEKNNFEFDVLDWLEMKKLYPIENPKGEARKPFVKVLNWESGQRNKYDSAQPWKQKRLVELKIVNPDRSDM